CCCTCAGAATAAGAAGTATCATGTTAAGCCAATTACATTTTCAGGCCCTTGCAAATCTGATTCTGTAAAGTTGAAGGTGAGTTCTAGTTAATTTTACACCAAGTATGATCAAATTTTGTACTTCCATCACCCCAAAACTCAAAATCTCTCATGCTTAAACGTACTAGATCCTGGGAACGATCAAGGCTTCTGAAGATCCTTCAGACTATGCGAAGGATAGGAGCCGATGGCTCTTGTTCTACAACATAAAAAACTTCCAAGTAGAAGGTCAAGGAACCATCGATGGCAATGGAAAGATATGGTGGAAAAACTCATGCAAAATCAACATTACTCAAGTATGAAAAATCCTTTGAATTGAATTCTACTCGTCGTTAATAAAGGACTAACTTCTAGTACTTTTACATGCAGCCTTGCACCATGGCACCAACAGTAAGTCCATTGATCCTCAATCTTTGTCTTGTGAAGTTTTACTTagcataaaataataagatgaaCAAGTATTATACAGTAGAAACATAATGCTCTCTCTAAATCAATAACTTCGATAAAGATGATAACTTCTCTTAGTCATAAAAGTATTATTCTATAGGATTTTTATGTAATAGGATGGAGATATACAGATTTTTATATCGAACACTGGTTTACAGGCGGTATCCTTCGTCCAATGCGACAACTTGAAAGTGTATGGCCTCAACGTACAGGATGCCCAGCAAATGCATGTTAGGTTTGAGGAATCTATGAATGTTCAAGCTTCTAATATCATGGTGACTTCATCAGAGGAGAGCCCTAACACTGATGGAATTCATGTGACACAGTCCGAAAATGTTCAGATCATTAAAACTGTAATCAAAACAGGTAAACcaagagaaaaaataattaaattcagAGGAGTTCTGATCTTGCATGAGACTTAGATgcttttgttttattgtttgaaGGTGATGACTGCATTTCCATTGTAAATGGATCAACAAACATTGAAGCCATAGATGTAACCTGTGGACCAGGTCATGGAATCAGGTTCCATATCTCTACTTGAACAAACTCTATACTCAACTAGTTCCAAGGAGGGCAAGCAAAAGATTTTTCTGGAATATTATATCCTATCATACCCCAGAATAGTTTTGTGAAAAAGTTTGATTgcgaaaataaaaataaaaaactagaaaaaccCTAGAATGTTCtatttttgaagaatattttGATAAGCATGGTTCAATTCAACTACCTTTTCCTTACCCACTTCATATTTTGATAAGTATTGGGAGCTTAGGAAAAGGGAAGTCAGAAGCTCGTGTTTCAAATGTGATGGTGAATACGGCAAAACTCATAGGAACCACTAATGGAGTGAGAATAAAGACTTGGCAGGTAAGACTTGGTTTTCAACCATCCTTAATTTCTTAGGTATCCTatataatttaatcatataGGCTAAACAAATGtgtgtgagaaaaaaaaaaagaaaaaaagttttttctcATGGTAAGTAAATATGTATAAAATCGAAAGTTTGTATACCATATTcccatttaaaaatagttattcatataacttattCATAATCTACAAAATCATTTAAAAGATAATACTGTTAAATATATGTTTGTGTTCTTGTTGAATTGTGAAACATGAATCAGTCGCGATCAATTCGTAGGATTTTATATGATGAATGACGAGTTTGtctttattttacatttaaCCCTTTTATGTTTTAGGATTTTAGTTCTTCAAAAAGTACAGTTGTAATCAGGTGTTTTTTTCTAAGAACTTCACCGTTGTactcctttttcttcctttgataAGTGGATTGTTGAGTGTTGGTATATTCCATGGACATAAGAATTACATTCATCAtcgaaccacattaaaatctcgtattttttaaaattttttgctcATGTATGTACATGGTTTTGAttaaaatacatacatatatattaattcACATATATTATCATATCGGTTGTAAAAgcaattaatttgaaaattccatcattctatttatatttttaaacgcccaaaactaatttttttttttttttctttctttctttcttgttatGATGTAGGGAGGATCAGGGTATGCTGAAAACATAGTATTTCAAGACATTAAGATGGAAAATGTGAGCAACCCCATAATCATAGACCAAAACTACTGTGATCAAGAAACTCCATGCAATGAACAGGTAAACCCTAATCATCAACTTCAAACTCAATCACAAGTCTTCATTTGTCTGCC
This DNA window, taken from Vitis riparia cultivar Riparia Gloire de Montpellier isolate 1030 chromosome 13, EGFV_Vit.rip_1.0, whole genome shotgun sequence, encodes the following:
- the LOC117928052 gene encoding polygalacturonase-like; translation: MLPQSLFLSLFFTLISSPSCFSSFQDDNLANFLDGTPGPSAYPPFFGTIDKDRAVDFEASFANLQMEYEAEIVDSTRYDHLGTPATSLGEVNVDDFGAKGDGVTDDTEAFKTAWEETCSSNTAVLVVPQNKKYHVKPITFSGPCKSDSVKLKILGTIKASEDPSDYAKDRSRWLLFYNIKNFQVEGQGTIDGNGKIWWKNSCKINITQPCTMAPTAVSFVQCDNLKVYGLNVQDAQQMHVRFEESMNVQASNIMVTSSEESPNTDGIHVTQSENVQIIKTVIKTGDDCISIVNGSTNIEAIDVTCGPGHGISIGSLGKGKSEARVSNVMVNTAKLIGTTNGVRIKTWQGGSGYAENIVFQDIKMENVSNPIIIDQNYCDQETPCNEQNSAVQIRNIVYNNITGTSATKMTTIFNCSKTLPCQGIVQKDINLVYKEN